From the genome of Pseudonocardia sp. EC080619-01:
TGCCCTGGGTGGTCATGCCGAGGATGAAGGCGCCGATCGCGGCGCCGATCGCCGAACCGAAACCGCCGGTGAGCAGGCAGCCGCCGACCACCGCGGCGACGATGTAGATCAGCTCGTTGCCGACCCCGAGCCCGGACTGCACGGACGAGAAGTTGAACAGGATGTGCATCCCGAGTACCCAGCCGACGAACCCGACGCCCATGAACAGGCCGATCTTGACCCGCTTCACCGGGACGCCGACGGCGCGGGCGGACGCGGCGTTGCCGCCCGCCGCGAAGATCCAGTTGCCGAGGCGGGTGCGGAACAGGATCCAGGACGCGACGGCCGCGAGCCCGAGCCACCAGAAGACCGTCACCTTGACCGTCATGAACCCCAGCGGGACGTCGGAGGCGAAGATCGTGTGCGCCGAGACGAAGCCGTCGAGCTCGGAGGCGTTGTCGGTCGCGACGGTGCCGGTGATACCCTTGGTGACGCCGATGTTGGCGCCGCGCAGGATGAAGAACATCGACAGCGTGATCAGGAAGCTGGGGATGCCGGTCGTCACGACCAGCCACCCGTTGACGAAGCCGACCAGCAGCGCGACGACCAGGCTCAGCACGACGCCGACCCACATGTTCAGCGACAGCTGGTAGGTGATCAGGGCGGCGGTGAGCGCGGAGGTGGTCACCGCGACGCCGGAGGACAGGTCGAACTCGCCGCCGATCATGAGCAGCGCCACGCCGACCGCGACGATGCCGATGGTCGACGACGCGTACAGCACGGTCGCGAAGGAGTCGAGCGTCCGGAACGGCTCGGCGATGGCGTAGAAGAAGACGAAGATCGCCAGGGCGGCCGCGACCGTGCCCGCCTCGGGCCGGGTGAACAGCCGGGCGGACAGCGACCGGGCCTGCGAGGCCGGCGGTGCGGGGTCCGGTTCGGTGGTGGCGCCGGTCGTGCCGGCGGCGGTGGGTGTGCTCATGGGTGGGCTCCTGGAGGAGGGGACACCCGGGGGCGACGGTCGTCGGTGCCGCCCCCGGGGGAGCCGCCGTCAGCGGGTGTTGGCCTCGGTGTAGGGCAGGATCTGGGCGATGTTGGACGCGTCGACCACGGACGGACCGGTGAGCGTCGGCTTCCCGCCGCCGATGTCGTTGCCGTTGGAGAGGTTCAGCCACAGCGACTCGACGGCCAGGTAGCCCTGGACGTAGGGCTGCTGGTCGACCGAGAAGGCGATCCGCCCGTCCTGGATGGCCTTGGCGGCGTCCTGGTTGAGGTCGAAGGTCGCGATCTTCGCGGTCGAGCCGGTGCCCTGCTGGGCCTGCAGCGCCGCCATCGCGATCGGCGCGCCGAGGGTGACGACGTCGGTGATCGCGGGGTCCTCGGCCAGCTTCGCGTTCAGGGTCTGCTGGACCGACGGCAGGTCGGCCCCGTTGACCTGGATGTTCTCGGTGTTCGGGTAGCCCTTCTTGACGCCCTGGCAGCGGGTCTCCAGCGCCACCGAGCCCTGGGCCTGGATGACGCAGAGGGTCTTGCCGCCCGGGCTCAGCGCGGTCAGCTTCTCGCCGACGGTCTGGCCGGCGAGGGTCTCGTCGGAGCCGAAGTACATCGTCGCGCCGGCGGCCTTGTACTGGTCGATGCCCTGGTTGAACGCGACGACCGGGATGCCGGAGTCGGCGGCCTTCTTCGCGACCGGGACGACGGCGTCGGCGCTGGACAGCGTCACGGCGATCCCGTCGACCTTCGAGTCGATCGCGTTCTGCACCAGCGTCGCCTGCTCGGGCCCCTGCTCGTTGTTCGAGTACTTGAGGTCGATCCCGTGCGTCGCGGCCGCGTCCTCGGCGCCCGCGCGGATCTTGTCCCAGAACGTGTCACCCGCCTGCTCGTGGGTGACCATCGCGATCGTGTAGCGCTGCCCCTGGTCCGCGGCGTCGTTCTGGGCCCCGCCCTGGCTGCTGCAGGCGGTGAGCCCGGCCAGCAGCGAGACGGCGGCCAGTCCGACGGCGACCTTCCGAATACTCCTCATCGAGCATCAGTTCTCTCTGTGATCGCGATCGGCTCGGTCGCCGTCCGCGGGGGTGGGTGGTCCGCTCCGGCCGGGCCCCGACGTCCGGAGAGTGATGCAGACCACGGACAGGTGTACGCTGCCGCACACGTCACGTCAATGCTTTGTCCTGACAAAGATGGTCGATCGTCACATGTGGGGAGGCGCGGTGACCGGGCCGTCGGGCCAGGTGGACCGGGGGAGCCCGGTGCCGCTCTACTTCCAGGTCGCGACCCGGATCCGGGGCATGGTCGAGTCCGGCGAGCTGCCCGCGGGGAGCCGGCTCCCCGCCGAGGCGGAGCTCGCCGCCCGCACCGGCGCGAGCCGTCCGAGCCTGCGCCGCGCCGTGTCCTACCTGGTCGAGCAGGGGGTGCTGGCCCGCAGGCGCGGCGCCGGGACCCGGGTGCTGCCCACCCGGATGGAGCGACCGGTCGATCTCACGAGCCTCCACGACGACCTCGCCCGCGACGGCCGCGCCCCGGCCACCGTGCTGCGGGCGTTCTCCGTCGGGCCGGTCGGTGACGTCGTCGCCGCGGCGCTCGGGATCCCGCCCTCGGCCCCGGCGGCGCGGTTCGAGCGGCTGCGCCTCGCCGGTGGGGAGCCGCTCGCGCTGATGACGAACGTCGTCCCGGCCGACGTGCTCCCGCTGCGCCCGGACGATCTCACCGGGCACGG
Proteins encoded in this window:
- a CDS encoding ABC transporter permease, with the protein product MSTPTAAGTTGATTEPDPAPPASQARSLSARLFTRPEAGTVAAALAIFVFFYAIAEPFRTLDSFATVLYASSTIGIVAVGVALLMIGGEFDLSSGVAVTTSALTAALITYQLSLNMWVGVVLSLVVALLVGFVNGWLVVTTGIPSFLITLSMFFILRGANIGVTKGITGTVATDNASELDGFVSAHTIFASDVPLGFMTVKVTVFWWLGLAAVASWILFRTRLGNWIFAAGGNAASARAVGVPVKRVKIGLFMGVGFVGWVLGMHILFNFSSVQSGLGVGNELIYIVAAVVGGCLLTGGFGSAIGAAIGAFILGMTTQGIVFAGFDPNWFYTFLGAMLLLAVVLNLYIKNYASTRK
- a CDS encoding GntR family transcriptional regulator is translated as MTGPSGQVDRGSPVPLYFQVATRIRGMVESGELPAGSRLPAEAELAARTGASRPSLRRAVSYLVEQGVLARRRGAGTRVLPTRMERPVDLTSLHDDLARDGRAPATVLRAFSVGPVGDVVAAALGIPPSAPAARFERLRLAGGEPLALMTNVVPADVLPLRPDDLTGHGLYELLRAGGHAPRSARQVVGARAAGAAEAAALDEPPGAPLLTMTRTAWDETGRAVEYGSHLYRPTRYAVELTL
- a CDS encoding substrate-binding domain-containing protein, which codes for MRSIRKVAVGLAAVSLLAGLTACSSQGGAQNDAADQGQRYTIAMVTHEQAGDTFWDKIRAGAEDAAATHGIDLKYSNNEQGPEQATLVQNAIDSKVDGIAVTLSSADAVVPVAKKAADSGIPVVAFNQGIDQYKAAGATMYFGSDETLAGQTVGEKLTALSPGGKTLCVIQAQGSVALETRCQGVKKGYPNTENIQVNGADLPSVQQTLNAKLAEDPAITDVVTLGAPIAMAALQAQQGTGSTAKIATFDLNQDAAKAIQDGRIAFSVDQQPYVQGYLAVESLWLNLSNGNDIGGGKPTLTGPSVVDASNIAQILPYTEANTR